ACCTGTAGGTGACCTGAGATGTGTAGGAGATTCATGTACTTAATAGGTGGACATGATATGACAAAGGTACCAAGAAGCTCCCATGCTTGTACCGATATGTTAGGGAAAAGTACATGTATAATTAGTTCACCCATTCATTTGTTCATAAATCTTAGCTTTAGGCCCATTGGGATGagcttattttaatttattttatagcATAAACACTTATTCAAGTGTTTGAGAGTAtatgtaaatagcttatgagatataagctgttttgagcttattttgatAAGTTTCCCAAATTCGCTTATGAATAAACGTTGATACATACCTATAACATACTTTTAGCATATTTCAATAACCTTATCAAATTAACTTATAAATAAGTGTTTATGAGCCCTAAGGGGTATCATGCCCCATTCATACTTAAAGACAAATAGGGGTATCATCATACTTGATTTTATAGCTGCAGGGGGTAAGCTCATAGGTCAGCGTAGGTATAGATACTGTATCCCGCCCACTTATATCCTTGCACATTCGGAAAATCTCAATCCCAAATGTAATCAATGTGTTTCCTTCATCAAAAGCATCCAACGAATCAGTTTGGCAAATCACATGCCTATAACCATTACTCCAAGCAAGGAAAAGACCCTTCTCAATACCCATGAGCTCCATATGAAGATAATCCAATATGCCAAAGTGACCAAAGAACCCAATGAGCCACTTGTCCACATAATCCTTCAAGTAACCCCCGAATCCTGCAACTCCAAGATTACCAAACACGCTTCCATTCACTGTTGAGTGAAACAAAAGGCTAACAGAGTTTGGATTCATTAAGTTTGTCATTTAAAATACTTATTTTAATGTGATAAAAACCAAATAACCACTATGATGCAACCatcataatttaataatttggaTTGAATAATCCATATTGGTTCCATTTTAAccaattataattaataattataaattattaacaATTATAagtataaagaaaataaaaaatgttttaagtctttctcaaataaatatttgaaaatgGTGGCACTTGGGGAAACATCGAGCGGTAGTTTAATGAAGGAAATGGATGAAAATATGTTAGTGGAAGTTCGATACAAGGTCAAGATAACGTGAGTGTTGGTGGAGTCATCCATGATCTTACGGCACGATGTCTGTCCAGTTTCTCTAGCTGCTTTGGTAAGGGGATCCCTTTCATGCGAAGCCGTTCGCGGTGGAGAGATGTACTTTCTATTCATTAAGCCAAGTCTTTGAAGAGGcagtttttttttccaattccgAAGCGAAACCTAGCGTCTCCTGATAACACTCTATCACCTTAATCCATTCTTTTGTTGAGGGTCTGACACTTATTACATTACAGGTCATGACATGTGAAAGTTGTTTGTGCTCTCTAACTGCAAGAATGCTACGGATGTCCTCCATAATAACAGTGACACTAATAGCCACTAGTTGATGAATGTTATACTCAAGATAAaggagatgatgatgatgagcgcATACTAGAGTTTATGTTTAAGCATATTCCTATGATCATAACACAATGGCAAATTCTTTAGCTTGTCAAGCTCCACAAAATAGATTTCTTATTCGCATTTGGAAGTTTGTCCAAAACTTATTTAGGTAGTGTTTGGCCCAGCTTTTTTATAGCTTAAAAGCTCCTTAAAAGTAAAAGTTGGGCCAAATGAGTTTTTAAAAAAGATCTTAAAttaaaagttacttattttttatgaagaaaattttaataaaagcTCTAAAATTAAAGGTTAATGTGAGTTACTATTTTCTAATAAGTTACTTATTTTTTGGGGCAATCTCGTGCTGATCTCGTCTCTTCTcgcatcatcaattcatcatcatcaattcttcatcatcatcatcatcatgagaAACATCAAAGTATGCTGCATTCGGTCTTTTCATTATCACCACATCAActatatcaaaaaaaatattgccACATCAAGATCTATTTGATCCACGTTCAAGCCACTGGATCTGCGAACAACACAAAGAAAAAAAGCCCCAATTTAACAGATTTAGAGATATTGATATTTGAATTGAAGAGAAGACAAAAGAGAATAGCAATACAAGTGGTGATCAAGCACACACCCAACCCACCAACACCAATACCAAACACCAGGACTCTGGTTCTCACTCCCCTGAGTATGCCCCTTTCTTTCATTTGTTTCTCATGTTCAAGTTCCTTAATCCATGATCTTGGTTGAATAACAGATGGGAATCACATATtagttaaaaattgattgaaatcCAAAAACAGTTTGACAAACagctttttactttttattttagctcttattttcaacttttttattttaaggaGCTTTTAAATCATAAAAAAGCTGGGCCAAACACTTCGTCAAAAACTAAAATTGGGCCTAAGGCCAAAACTAAAGAGCAGAAGCAATGAGTCAACTTTTGTTTCAGGAGAGGGTTGACTCGAGTTCGAGGGAGGGCAATGACCGATGGGTAGGGTTTGAGTAGGGTACTACAAGTAAGATTTAGGTAAAGTACTATAGTACTCACTCTTATATttggatttttaaaaattattcgCACTCGTCCTTGTACTTGCATGGGTAGCGACTTAAATGTATGTTCTCATACTTTGTACATATATACTTGTACTCATACACATTACCTAATTTAGTTAACCAAAGTAACTTTCACCATTTAAAATTTTCGATCAATATAGAATAAACAACATTATTTAAGATTTACAAGGTAATTCATGTACTTTTTTTCGAAAGAGATAATTCATATGATCATATACTTAACAAGTAAAATCATTTAGCTAAGTATGAGTGAGCTATTTAAAAGGAATAAGCTAAAGCAACAAGCTAGAAATAGAAAACTAAGAATAtcagaaaaatgagaaattatTGTTGCTGATATAGCCCAATTCCTTCCATCTCAAACATCTTCTCACCAATCCAATCGTTCAGGTTGAAGAATCAGATGTTGCGAACTTGGTGCCCAAATTTCAATCCAATCAATGGTTAACAAAGGAGTGGTGACAAAGCTCGTACAACTGCACTGAGTTTGTGCGAAAATTGtttcccttctctttactctcaCCTTTTTATTGCTTGCCTTTCTTGCCAAAGTAGACTCTCAATTCCTCTAATCTGACCCATCTCTCCACTTGAGAATAAGTGAGACAAGTGGATTTGCATATAGTTGGCATTTATCCACGTAAGAATGGAGGCAAAATCCCAACAAATTTTCTCTCACAACTATGTGGAGATGATCGGCAAATTGACAATCTCACAAGTTTCAAACTTGAATCTCAGTAATGCCTTAGTCATCATAAAAATATCATTACCATATGTTTGAACCTTGGCCAATTCCTAACCTAACAATCAATGCATCTCATATCCAATGATACCTCATATTAATGAATATGGACCAAGAATGAAAAGTTGAATTTTTATCAAGACACCAAGGTCCTGCAATAatttttcacccaaagaaaCTCCTTGTATGCTTCAATAATGGCAATTGGCAATGAACTTTGCCTAAGTAGAGTTTAGTAGAGACAACACAACACACCTCTTCAAATTTAACTTTTAACTTGAGAGCATTCTCACCATACACAATGCTTTGGGCAACCGTAGGATATGCAGAATTAAAAAATCCAGAATGGACCAAGTTATTATATTGTTCCAACACCTCAAAGGTTGGGTTGTAGTTGTCCATGGGTTGTGGCAAGCTACCATCAACGAACCCAACATAGGGTGACAGTTTCCGCTGGACAAACCTGGACTAACCTATTCATTGGAAGGATTTTCACTTGTATGAACGCAGTAAGGGTTTCAAGACAGATTTGCATTCCAGACCACCTACCGTGCAAAAGAATGATTGGATCTTAAACCATTGATTTGCATTTACCGTTCCCATGATCTAATTTGGAAACAAGATGGCACAACCCTGGTTGGGGCTTTGATACCATTTAAGAAATTGaaatcagaaaagaaaaaacatgaaGCAATGAGGTTGCAAGAAATCAATGTGATTCTTTTCAATTGGCATGTCTAAGAGGAGTTTATATACAATTGAGCTGGTACAGCATATGTCACTGATGACAAGTAAGAAACTAACTGGGCTAGCTAACTTTCAGTTACAACTCCTTATTACAAACCAGCTCAGCTTTATTCCCTAATAATCATTCTCCATATCAGCTTCACTGCTTCCATTCGAAAGTTTGTAAGGAGCCTAGCGACCTTTATTTCTCTTTATCCTGCAACCAAGGTAAGAAAGAAATCCATTAAATCAGTTGCGCTTGATGAGCATAAACAGACATAAAGGATATATCATTACAATGTCACTAACAAAACTACTGTATTCGCAGATAAGAagtttaatgaaaaaaaattcaagtacTACGCCAGTCAAGAACTCAAGAGTTTAAAGTTATGtacctttatatttttttaagaaaattaaacatCCCTGGAGTCTTTAATTTAAAGTTTGATAGTATGTGTAATATTGTAATATTGAAAAACACTCCCTGTTCCACAAAGCAACCTATTATTCCCTTCCTCCCCAACCAAAGTGCTTGTACCACCaatttaacccaaaaaaaatgtTGCACTCACATACATGTGCATGGCTGAATTAAATGGCCCTCTTTAAACTTATTGCTGTTGGATTATGTTTTAAAGTATATATAGCAATATATGCAATTGGGTTGCGCATCTAAAAGGGAAACTAAGCAGTTTCCTTCACGAATTTTCTAATAAATAGCTATTAAAGCTCTTCAATTATCGtaaaatttatatttcattCCACTTGAATATTAACAAAAGTTTTAGATATGTTTAGTATATAACTGATGAGATCATTCTCTCAATAACAGATACTAAGACTTCAAACACGCTTTGGTAACTACTTATCATCATGTCATGTTCCTCCACAAATTATACAGAATTCAAACTCCAATATCAAGAACCAAAGAGAAAAGCTCACCTTGAAGCAATGTACTTATCAATGTCATTCTTCTTCTCAGGACCGTAAAAAAACCACCTTTCATCAGTTGCAGTACCATCCCCTTCTTGTACTTTGATGTCTGCATGTTGTGCCATGATTTAGAAAACTTGCTAGAGCCATAGTAGcatcattttaaaaaatcagTCTAATTCGTTTTGAGAATTACCTTGTAGCAAAAGAGTATCTTCACCTTCAAAACATTTCAATTTCCAAAAGACCTTTCTACCATCCACAAAGTGAGGCTCAATCCTCGTAGCATTAGAAATTTTCCCTACAATATTATAAAAGAGAACAATGTTAAGTGCAAACCGTTACATTAGAAGAAATATTAAACTCTTACACGACATAAAGTAATCATAAATACAcacattttctattttaccccAATTAAGTGTGTGTCAATTTACCAAATTAAATCtcacttttcttttttgaaaaatagGAAATTTAAATCAACAGAAATTGAACAACTTACTAACAACATTTTGAGCAAGAGAATGCATGCTATCATGTGAGAAAAGATCTGAAGTATTAATAGCATTGAAGATTAATAGTATGTCATGCAAATAATTACTGGAGTCTACGAGGAAGATTATGAGATACCAGCTCATGTTTGTGCCATGTGCAGCAGATATTAACATCAGGAATGAAACTGAATAAAAGTTGGAGCATATAAACAACCCATAAACATCAAAAACATACTTTTAGGAATATTTTCCTTAGCCTCAAGCATTTCACTGTGAGCTTGAGCAACTTCAGTTGTTAACAACTTCAGGACAGCAGCATCTTGCTCTGTCGATGACCCAGGATCCCCACTGGAATGAATTCTTTTTGCTGTCTCTTCCTGCAGCTTCTGTTTCAAGCTTTTCACCTGTAAGTGACACATAAAAACACTTTTATGAACACAATATGACAGTCAAACGAACCCAGATGCAAAGAACAGACCACCTTGTTTCTTGTAATTACCTTTTCCTTCGCAGCCGCAAATTCAGCTTTGGCTTCTTTCCTCTGCTTCTCAATTTTTGAATTTTCCTTTTCAATGTAACTCCTCACTTTCCTGAACATATTAAGCAAGTTTCAACCACTTTAAACAAGATGAAAACTAGCAGCaggaaataaaaaagaaaaagctgaatagagataagaagaagaaaaaaacagaaaaagcaTTTTCTATCTGAGTTTGAAATACTTACTCTGAGTTAAGAACTTCATCACAGATGAAAGTCAGGAGTCTAAGCTTGTCAGACAAACTCAAGTTACAATACCCAGAGAGACCTTTATTGAGCATTTCTACGGGGAAATCCTTGAGCAGAAGAGGAGATTGTAAAGCTAAATCCCCTAGAGCTTTCAACCATGAAAAGTTCCCATCTGCTGTAGCTAAGGATGGAGACCTACACCAAAGTGATGCAGATAACAAGCtttaatcaaagaaaaaaacacaccaaaaaaatgaaaaaagaataaaaaaggcAAATTGGATAATCTCACTTATGTCCTGCAGCGGTGCGGAGCAGGGTCAAAAGTCTAGTTTGGAACTCAACAGCTAGGGTGTTCTCTCCACTGCGCAAGTTTTGTTTGCGAACTAGTTCTCGCAAAATAGTCTTTGCTTCCCCTTCCTTCATGTTAAGACCCTGATTTCACAGGGAAGAAAAGTCGGAACACTTGATATAACAAAAAAGAATGGATGCAGCCCCACTAAGTATAAAACGAGGATTATTTATGCAACAATACCACCATCATAACTATAGAATTTAGTTGTCCTGGATAGAACTAAATCATAATTCATATCCACCCAACAATCAAACATTCAATAAAATGATCAAGTACAAGATAAATTGACTTTTTAAGTTACATGACATCAATAAAAGCAACAAGTTATCCCAGTTTTGTAGTCTGACTTCCTATTGCACTAAATGAATTTGACAATTGTGAATATTCAATGGGCCAACCACTGCATGTAGCAGTAAATTGCAATTAATCAAGCAAGGATTTAATAGAAGATCAACATGAATGCATACCTTCCCAAAAACCCTGCAGAAGTCCAAGAACTGCACAACATTCCCAACATCCTCATGTGGGAACTCAATGCCCAATACCTCCGTTAACTCAGTGCCCGGCGGAAGGAGAACTTCTTCAGATATTTCATCCTTAACATCTGTACCATGACAATTATCGGAAATAAGAATTGAAGGATTCACATAATCATTTAAACCCCAAACCTCAGGACCACCTTTCATATGATAATCAGTGTCCTGGTTCCTTTCTAAATCTGCGAAAATCTCATCTTGAGACACGGCTtcagaaaaatcaaaatcatccCACACATTCTTATCATCTCTTTCGCATTTTGTTTCCTCATTTTGATGAGGAATGGGGGGGAAATCATTTGCACCCAAGGCCGCCTCAAGACCATCAATCTGTGAATAAATATAAAACATAAAACAATCATCGATTACTTGATTCAAGTTAACAAAACATTTTTCTCTAGTTATCATTGATTTAGATTGCACACATAAAGAGAAGCTTAATTAGCCAGCACATGAAGGTAAACTTCCGATAACCACTCGATAGATAAGAAGTTAAATGGAGAGAAAATTAACACACCTTCTCTGGAGGCAAAACAGCAGCAACATCATTTGCATTCGTGTTCAACTCCGCTGCTTCCCTAGCTTCCAGCAATTCCATCACGATctgagaataaataaaaacataaaacaatCATCGATTAGTTAATTCAAGTTATCAAAACATTTTTTCTCTTGTTATGATCTATTCAGATTGCACACATGAAGAGAAGCTTAATTAGCTAGCGCATGAAGGTAAACTTCTGACAACCATTTGATAGATAAGAAGTTAAATGGAGAGAAAATTAACACACCTCCTCTGGAGGCAAAACAGCAGCAACATCATTTGCGTTCGTGTTCAACTCCGCTGCTTCCTTAGCATCCAGATATTCCATCACTGACCTAAATCCAGCAGTCCTGGCTTCCCTCGTTAATCTACCGGTAGGCTCCTTACCTTTATTTTGCCTACAAAATAACTCTCCTTTCAAAATAAACACACAAATGGAGCAAAATAAAAGCCTCTATGCTAAACTGAAAACTCAGGCACAACTTACATGCAAAGGCTACAGTTGCATTTGCCCCGGCACTTTGGGCAACTCCACCCATCCAACCTATTGACCTGTTGTGCATCCTCCCCATATCTaattcaacaaaataaaatcctCAGCACATCCAAATATGCATCTCTCTACTTTTGTACCCTCAACAAAATAGAATAATTCTGAAAATTAATATGATATTGGAAAGAAAACCACGAATGTGAAACACGGCAAACaacttattttgaaaattataaaacttaACACAACTGTAATAGAATACATAAAACACAACTTTCAAATCACAAGTAAGAAATGATATACAATTAGAAGACACACGCACATGGTTAAGATCATTACAACACGACACATCTATTATTTCTTGTTCACATGATCACATCCATGAGTCTAACCTGTTTAAAAGGCATGAATGGCACAATCCGATTTTACAAGGCTTGCCCTTCTTCAGATTCTTGCACAAAGCAGCGACACCCTTGATTTTTTGCCGGCACtagaaaaaaaacaacaaaacagtATCATCAAAATGAACTTGAAAATTAAGAGCAAAGAAACACACAAACTATACAAAACAATCTAATTCAGAGATCCATCCACAAACACCATAACCCTAAAACTCCATccaaggttttaaattgcagttGCGGTCGTGATATTAATATTGCAAAAGATCACAACTACAGTTGCGATCGCAATCTGAGACTTTCAGATCTGTATGTAACAACCACAATCGCCGTCACAGACCTGAATTTAATACAATTGGTTCATCTATCTgcaaaagttttaatttttcacAGAATTCCGACCTTCCCTTTAGATACCCACTTCAGGATTTTGGTTTTTAACAGCATTAGCCACAATCCAGATATGAAAAATAAGCCATTCATAAAACTCTACAAGATCGAGTAAATAGAAGAAAGCTTTCATTTTTATCAACAGCATTCAATCATAACAACAAATGTGAAAAACCTAACAAAAAGGGGGGTCAATTCACTGAAGAAGTTTAAAAAATTCATTACTTGGTGGCATGTTTTTCCCTTTTCCTGATGATCGACCACAACTGGAATCCCCCCAGCAGAGTTGTTGGCGGCGGAGTTGACAGGCGGAAGAGCAGACATGGTTAATGAGAGAACAAGAGAAGAGCAAGGGCAAAAGCAAGAGAAGAATGGTGAAACGAATGGCTTGGTTTGAAGAAATGAATGCTGGTGGTGGCTTTATAGCAGCAACAGCACAGTCACAGGGTGAGTGAGAAAGTGGAGAATTTTGTCCTTATCCGGATGCAGTGGAGCGGGAACTGGGAACGAGTGTTGAAAATTTGTGGGCACAATTATAACATTGCAATCTTAGGAGGACCTATATGTGATTTCAGAGTGAAAAATCGTGTCTATTGGAATAGAAGGAAATATTTTGAATGAAATGAAAAATTGCGTCTGTTATATGTTTGTTTAGGGTTTCAATCACACAAATTTCTTTAATCAAACCATACCATATAATGTCAAGTTCAAATCTAACTTATGAAATCAATAATGCATCAATATTGAAGGTAATTGAAATCATaggaagcagaagaagaagaagaagaagaagttagCAGAGTGATACCTCGCCGGTAAGAACAAAACATTGGTAGAGACAGTTCTGGTCCATCGAGCACTGCAAATCACCGATCCAGAGTGTACGAACCTCGTCGGAGGTCGACGGCACGAGCCTGTTGCGGATAGGGGAGGCTGAGGCGGTGCCATCGTGCGGGGGAAGAGAGCGGAGGAAGCGCTTTCCGGCGCGGCGAAGATGAAAAGGGGGAAGAACATTTTTGGTGTTGGGAGTTTTTTTTCTGTTTCCTATTTAAGACGTGATTTTCAACTTTAAATCAGATTCGTTCATTTTCTTCTTAATCAAACGGCTGAAACGAATGATCTCTTTGGGTGTAAAGTAAAAAAATGTGTGGAAGGAAAtaattttaagatttttttttgttttcccctttttttttggaaaagagaataatatatatatatatataaaatgttgaaaaacaacccctctcaacatgAGTAAAATAACCTAACTAGCTAAAGCTAGCAAGCACGCAAAGGTGCTTTAAACCCCTAAAGTCATAGAATAAACCCCACTAGAAAATACCCAATAAAGTCGAAAAACAGCAACAAGTCAAATGAAGCTGCTCGACACCTACAACAACGAGATTCATCCTAAACAATCAAACAAACGAACTAGAAGCAAAACAATCAACCAACACCCACGCCACCAAGTCTCAAGTCAAGGTCCAAAGTCGCGCCTAAAAATCACTTGGAATAAAACATAAACACAGCCAGAGCTCATTCCATAACAAAATGTCACGAAAGGCAGGCTGATCGACATACCAATATAGCAAAAGTCCAAGACATCTTCAAGCAAGAAAAAACGCAAACAACCATCACTGCACAAAGAAAGCCACACTCTTCAAGCCAACCAGCCACAAAACAATCACCCACATCCCCTCGAACACCACTTCTGTCACCGACGCTGATGGAGACTGAGCACATCCGTAACCCGCAGGCCAAAAACCACGAGGAAACCCCATGGCGGCGCGCCAAAAGCACCGAAACAGATCTGAAAACCCACAAGGGCGCAAACCAACAACCTCATATATGTCAGGAACGAGGTGGGTCACCGAAGAGACAGTGAGGCATCGTCGACGGGAACTGGAAGGGCGTGAACACACGAGGACGAGGAGAAGCCGAACAGGAAAGGGAGACGCCGTCGGAACAAACCCAGAACTGGCCTCAACAGGCAATCACAGATCCAAGGCCGAGGAACGGCGAGGTTCCGGCGGAGGCAAAGTGAGCTCCAAAGAGACGGCTCTAGATCTCCAAATCGAGCAGGGCCCGACGCCACCACACAACGCCGCAAGAATACCGAAACCCATCAACGAAGGGGTTGCCGAACTGAGATAGGAAGGCAAGGATCTGGGCAGATCTGGCCCAACAGGCAAGCACAGATCTACCATACAACTCACCGGCGACGACCATGAAAGCAAGGCGAGGCGGTGGCGGCGGGGCAAAGACAGAGGCACTGAACTGAGAGGAGAGGCGACGTCGGGATAAGGGAGAGAGGAAGCTCAGTTATTCAGccatggagaagaagaaaaacaaaaggaagTAAAGGGAGGGGTTACCGTCGCGCCGAAGGGAGGGGCACGGCGACAACCCTAGCAAATGAAACGGGAGCGTGAACCAGAGAGAGAAAGGTTGTAaccaaattttttttaagagatttttGAATTAAGAGGGAAATAATGATAAGAATTATAATGAAAGTCAGACTGAATTACCTTTagttgaatattttatttttttaaaagattttattttcaaaaaaatgtattttaataTCAATAATTAAACTTTTTATTCTTGAATAAACATttcttatttgattttttttatcatttataattttggaaaatattatgTCAAATTTTTCTTCCAAGTATTGAATATTATTAAAGGCATATTTTTAGTTATTTCTCATTCACAAAAAAggcatattttaaatattaatgattattttttagaaaatatatCTCATTAATATgtttacttattttattttgatattttgttATTAAGAGATATATGTACATTTAACATAgtttctaaaaaaattaaaataattaaaaactgaagTAAAGCATTATAAATAAAACTGTCTTATGTTTTTCTAATCTAATAAactagtgaattttttttttttgcttcctaaaaaaattgtgatttttttaaactaataaAATAGTGATACTGCTTCTAGAGAGTATTAGAGAAAATTACATAGGAGGTTGGAAAATTATATACGCATGTTTTTCTTTGGTCtttgtaaaatattttaaagtCAGGGCCTATCTTACTTCTTGATCAATTTTATTTGACTGTTCTAAAAGAAATTACGCAGAAGGTCAAAATTATACATCACGTATTCTCAATTTCCTTGCAAACTAAGCGTGAAAAACTGCAACATGGGTCCCACATCCAATTTTCCAGTTTCTTATCTTTTCTTGACCATTCAAAACGAACGGAaaactttttaaaattcatcaaaCTCTTCacttttcaattaaaataaacCCAAACAAACATAGTATAAAGGTGGTCCGTCTAAAATAAAGGTTCACCGTGAACCACTATGTAAACATGATAGTTTTGTAATATTATAGTTTTGTACAGTTTTATAAAGGTTCACCGTATTAAATTATCCCTTTATTCGACTTGGCATTCATCATCTCTATTTTTCATTTCCTTCTCCGACTAGACCGGCCAACAACAACTTGGCTTTGTATTGTTCGTGCTAACTCAAACACGAGAAGAGTTAATTTTTTTGTCTACTTCATTTATGGGGAAGGTTGGAGATTTTTATGGTGACGTATGGGTTATTGGTGGTGGTGCTTCGGTAAAGTTGGTGGTTGTTGGTGTTTATTGTGGGGCTTGATATGTGGTTGTCTAAATAactcatgagaaagtttggattaaataatccatcatccaatcacattagagataagtgagttgaaatttttatattttatttattaatttatttccaactcacttatctccaatgtgattggatgatgagttatttaacccaaactttatcatatGTCATTTAAACAACTTCATATCGAGCCCTTGAGtctaaaattcaaataaaataatgttCATGAGCTGCTTTTATGAATTCGTTTTCCTTTGCTTATCCCAAGTTTCTAATTCATGTGTTTGGTTCATTGTTCAATCAAAATCTCGGCTGTGCTTAAGGTGGGTTAGTTTCAAAACTGGCCCAATGGTCCAAATTCATTATTAGGTTAAAAGACACAAATGCCCCCATCTTCCCTgctcgaaaaaaaaaaatgaaaatctttTTTTCTGGGTTCATCGTTGAAGAAgagagaggttgaagaagaaaaacTCAGATCTCTCTTCCCCTCTCTCACCGGGACCTGCACCTTGCCATAAAAAAGAACCACCTGAACTGGAAGCTCCGCTGGAAGAGAAGTTGTTGTAGGAGGCGAAGAAACTGCCGTGGGAGGAAAGGAAGAGAGGCGCGACCCACTCCTTCTTATTCAGATGGAAGAAAATGTTGTATACGGTATAATTAATTAGGTTACCTTATGGTTattgttgttggtggtggtcAGGGGAGAATGAAGGGAGGTCGAGATAGTGTTCAGAATCGAGGTCAGGTTCGGGAGGAGGAGGGCGACGCTTGAGGCAGGGAGGGAGGGGACCAGAGAGAAGGTGACGAACATCGTAGCGATCGATGGAGAGGGAGTTC
This is a stretch of genomic DNA from Lotus japonicus ecotype B-129 chromosome 1, LjGifu_v1.2. It encodes these proteins:
- the LOC130717003 gene encoding uncharacterized protein LOC130717003, giving the protein MVVAGELYGRSVLACWARSAQILAFLSQFGNPFVDGFRSGFVPTASPFPVRLLLVLVCSRPSSSRRRCLTVSSVTHLVPDIYEVVGLRPCGFSDLFRCFWRAAMGFPRGFWPAGYGCAQSPSASVTEVVFEGIDGCLRFFLLEDVLDFCYIGNRKKTPNTKNVLPPFHLRRAGKRFLRSLPPHDGTASASPIRNRLVPSTSDEVRTLWIGDLQCSMDQNCLYQCFVLTGECRQKIKGVAALCKNLKKGKPCKIGLCHSCLLNRYGEDAQQVNRLDGWSCPKCRGKCNCSLCMQNKGKEPTGRLTREARTAGFRSVMEYLDAKEAAELNTNANDVAAVLPPEEIVMELLEAREAAELNTNANDVAAVLPPEKIDGLEAALGANDFPPIPHQNEETKCERDDKNVWDDFDFSEAVSQDEIFADLERNQDTDYHMKDVKDEISEEVLLPPGTELTEVLGIEFPHEDVGNVVQFLDFCRVFGKGLNMKEGEAKTILRELVRKQNLRSGENTLAVEFQTRLLTLLRTAAGHKSPSLATADGNFSWLKALGDLALQSPLLLKDFPVEMLNKGLSGYCNLSLSDKLRLLTFICDEVLNSEKVRSYIEKENSKIEKQRKEAKAEFAAAKEKVKSLKQKLQEETAKRIHSSGDPGSSTEQDAAVLKLLTTEVAQAHSEMLEAKENIPKRKISNATRIEPHFVDGRKVFWKLKCFEGEDTLLLQDIKVQEGDGTATDERWFFYGPEKKNDIDKYIASRIKRNKGR